CCAATTACACATGGAATGGGAATGAGTGGCCAATCTCCAGCTCCAATCCTTCCCTGGGAACAGGTCAGTGAGGAGCCAGAGAAAATTCCTCTTCTTTTCGCCTGTTCCTAGGGAAGGATTGAGCTGAATCTGGgagaaatccagggaaaaaaggCCTCAGATGGAGAGATGGAGATGGatggagaaaaaagaggaattttcaCCCTGAATTTCTCCCAGAATCAGTTCCAATTTTCCTTAGGAACAGGTCAATGATGAGCCagagaaaattcttctttttccccatgtgaggcaatttttttcctggatttctcCCAGTATGAGCTCCAATCCCTCCCAAAGAACAGGCAAAAAGAAGAGGAATTTTCTCCTTGGATTTCTCCCACGATCAGCTCAAATCTTTCCTTAGGAACAGATCCATGACGAGCCAGAGAAAATTCCTCTATTTTCCCCATCTGCAACATTTCCTCCCCGGATCTCTCCCAGCATCCAGAACCTTTGGAGCTCACCAGGAGCAGATGAAAATCTAACCAAGGATTCCTAAACCCCCGGGGTTTGTGCCGAGCAAATCCAGCTTCGTCCAGTTTGGtgcagctctttgggttttGATTCCACACACGGAAAAATCAAACCGGAAAATGCACACAGGAATTCCAAGAATATGGGAATGGATAAACCATGGAAAGAAGTCACCAGCAAGAGGCTGCCAGAGAACattaaaagacagaaatgctTTTGATTTCCTTTGGGTTTGGTATTCTTCTAGGCTTTtcctcccccccaaaaatcagcttttggctctatattttgaaaaaattccacattttgcccttcattttgaattttttggGATACTGAAGCACCAAACAAGCCAACAGAGCATCACTTTTGTCTTTTCCCTAGAAATTTCCCATAGCGGTCGCTCCAAGAGCTTTTCCAGCGGAGCTTCTCCTCCCAGCAGGTTTTGTTTggcttgggatttttccccccCCCGTCCTTTTGTTGACCTGGTGTCTCTCAGCAGCTGTCACAGGTAATGCCAGCCAGGAATCGCCTTTTCCAGCGCTCCGAGGGTCACCATTCCCACCTGGAGTCTCCCGGCGCCACTCCAGGACCCGTTAATCATTAACCCCAAGGAAAGCACTCGCCAGCTGGCCCTGATTGGGATCGCCCCGTTAATGGTTTgtgttccctctcctccccagctgctccccagggaggaTGAGCTCCgtgatcctgctgctgctgctgcttcccgcCGGGAATGCCGgctcccaggaggagcaggcgCTGCCCAGGCGGCGCCTGGCGTGCGTGAGGTGCTGCGGGCCCTCGGAGCAGCCCGTGTCCATCTTCTCCCAAAGGTCTGCCAGGATGAGCGCCCATCCCCAGTATTCCCTGCCCAAAATCCAGCCCACCATCGACATCACCATCCTCAAAGGTGGGTGAAGCTCGCTCCCCGGCCTTCTCCTTGCTGCTCTTCCTCGCTGCTTCCCTACGGAAAAATTCAGATCAAAATTCAAGAACGAGGGCAAGGGGTGGCCAAAAGTGCCCAAAATCAGGTTGTGCCCAAAAGCGCCCAAAATGAGGTTAAGGGGTGCCCAAAATGTGGCTGTGCCCAAAATGAGGTTAAGAGGTGCCCAAAATGTGGCTGTGCCCAAAGGTGCACGAAATAAGGTCAAGGGGTGCCCAAATGTGGCCCAAAGTGCCAAAACAAGGTCAAAGGGTGTCCAAAATGTGGTTGTGCCCAAAAGTGCCCAAAATGAGGTTAAGGCGTGCCCAAATGTGCCTCAAAGTACCAAACTAAGGTCAAGAGGTGTCCAAAAATGTGCTCAAGCAAAGGTCAAGGGGTGCCCAAAAGGTTGTCATGCCCAAAATGTGTCCAAAACAAGGTCAAGGGGTGCCCAAAATGCGGTGGTGCCTAGACTTGCCCCAAAGTGCCAAAAACAAGGTCAAGGGTTGCCCAAAATGTGGTTACACCCAAATGTGCCCAAAGCCAGGTTAAGGGATGCCCCAAATATGGTTGTGCCCAAAACAGGGTCAAGGGGCACCCAAAACAAGGTCAAGATGTGCCCAAATTGTGCCCAAAGGTCAAAGGGTGCCCAAAAAGTTGTCATGCCCAAAATGTGTCCAAAACAAGGTCAAGGGGTCCCCAAAATATGGTGGTGCCCAAACATGGCCCAAAGTTAATCCTTGTGGGAATTGGGAAGGTGCTTATTATATCTGACCATGGATTAGTCCTTCTGGGCAATGGGAAGGTGCTGATACCTGATTGATATTCCTGGGTTAATCCTTCAGAGGAATGGGAAAGTGGTGATGTCTGACCATGGATTAATCCTTCTGGGAATTGGGAAGGTGCTGATATCTGATTGATATTCCTGGGTTAATCCTTCTGGGAATTGGGAAGGTGTTATCTGACCATGGATTAATCCTTCTGGGCATTGGGAAGGTGCTGATATCTGACCATGGGTTAATCCTTCTGGGTACTGGGAAGGTGCTGATATCTGATTGATGTTCCCAGATTAATCCTTCTGGGAATTGGGAAGGTGCTGATATCTGACCATGCATTAATCCTTTTGAGGATTGGGAAGGTGCTGAAATCTGACCATGGGTTAATCCTTCAGAGGAATAGGAAGGTGCTGATATCTGACCATAGATTAATCCTTCTGGGAACTGGGAAGCTGCTGATATCTGACCAATACTCCCAGGCTGGGCAAAcgccccagcagctcctctgctgcctgtctcCGGGCCATTCCCACCACCTGACCTGCCCATCCTTatgttttccctctttccccccACCCTGGCAGGCGAGAAGGGCGAGATGGGCGAGCGGGGGCTCCCCGGCGCCGCGGGGAAGGCGGGAGAGCGCGGATCCCGCGGGCTGAGCGGCCGCAAGGGCCAGAAGGGCCAGCCTGgcccccagggccacccctgcaAGCAGCTCTTCGCCGCCTTCTCCGTGGGCCGCCGCaagcccctgcacagctccGACTACTTCCAGCACGTCACCTTCGACACGGAGCTCGTCAACCTCTACCAGCACTTCAACATGTTCTCCGGGAAGTTCTTCTGCTACGTGCCCGGCGTTTACTACTTCAGCCTCAACGTGCACACCTGGAATTTCAAGGAGACCTACGTGCACCTGATGAGGAACGAGCAGGCCGTGGCCATCCTGTATGCCCAGCCCAGTGACAGGAGCATCatgcagagccagagcctgaTGCTGGATCTGCAGGAAGGGGATGAGGTTTGGATCAGGATGTTcaagagggagagggaaaacgCCATTTACAGCGAGGAGTCGGATCTTTACATCATCTTCAACGGGCACCTGATCAAACCCGCCCTGGAGTAGGAGCTCCTTGGCTCCAGGGAAAAGCTTTGGGCCATCCAGCAGTGTCTTCCACCTAAAAGTGCATCTCGGATTCCATCTGGAATGGTTGTGGCCCTGGAAGTGTTGTTTTCCCACATCTGTGTGGCTCCAAGCCGCACAAGAATTCCAGAAGGTTCCCAGCTCCCTTTGTGGCCCCtcaggagcatccctggagtTTGTCCAATTGACAGCgaaaatttcccttctttctctgcATCTCCCATTCCATTTGGAATATTTGCAGCCCTTGGAAGGGTGGGTTTCCACCCCTGTGTGGACAAAGGTGGCTGTTCCACCTGCACAAAAAATTCCAGAAGGTTGCCTGGTCCCTGTAAAGACCCTCAGGAACATCCCTGAAGAGTTTGCCA
Above is a window of Molothrus ater isolate BHLD 08-10-18 breed brown headed cowbird chromosome 16, BPBGC_Mater_1.1, whole genome shotgun sequence DNA encoding:
- the C1QTNF8 gene encoding LOW QUALITY PROTEIN: complement C1q tumor necrosis factor-related protein 8 (The sequence of the model RefSeq protein was modified relative to this genomic sequence to represent the inferred CDS: inserted 4 bases in 3 codons; substituted 1 base at 1 genomic stop codon), encoding MWFWVLWWSFFHPFFFFKSQFFXIFISIPGRGPAEFQTGSESXRNXSGTKAQEPGTSWCKQRKPGXKNSFCQGFLRIQADFPCFSWIPARELQPGWRAAAAAAEEQRGKENPGILRDQVRRMSSVILLLLLLPAGNAGSQEEQALPRRRLACVRCCGPSEQPVSIFSQRSARMSAHPQYSLPKIQPTIDITILKGEKGEMGERGLPGAAGKAGERGSRGLSGRKGQKGQPGPQGHPCKQLFAAFSVGRRKPLHSSDYFQHVTFDTELVNLYQHFNMFSGKFFCYVPGVYYFSLNVHTWNFKETYVHLMRNEQAVAILYAQPSDRSIMQSQSLMLDLQEGDEVWIRMFKRERENAIYSEESDLYIIFNGHLIKPALE